One genomic window of Sardina pilchardus chromosome 15, fSarPil1.1, whole genome shotgun sequence includes the following:
- the c15h1orf210 gene encoding type III endosome membrane protein TEMP, whose translation MGSWGHLVCVSLLLCVSATVTDGSLHSVGPCLVDTGKASFHCSQKKLTKIPEEIWTNVTRLDLSKNGLILSHPDTPRTLQRFEKLVHLNLSANYLPLLARGLFSSLPSLEVLDLSWCQLSVVDTEAFEGMPRLQRLFLGHNRLQPSVSTTLKELRGVLSYLDLQGNPRDSFAPHEGPKGAQKVTRFKASKGHVHDHGHEGFKETHISGKVNHRKLLAEDPFYSTPAPTSTTLNDTTAGRVPPHNWKFLVGVLITAITLSIIIAVLAKCKLLHQYLASYRHSRFTNVDSESNYDPDVYEVGFASQGGASMVSNGIADHDEEEEDEEEDEEDDDGFIEDNYIQPIERERAARAAQQQAKEEVEDLDDELGDDMEFTIG comes from the exons ATGGGGTCGTGGGGTCACCTGGTCTGTGTGTCCCTGCTTCTGTGCGTTTCTGCCACTGTCACAGACGGCTCCCTCCATAGCGTTGGCCCCTGCTTGGTGGACACAGGCAAG GCATCATTCCACTGTAGTCAGAAGAAGCTCACAAAGATTCCAGAAGAAATATGGACCAATGTGACCAGACTGGACCTCTCAAAGAATGGTCTTATCCTGAGCCATCCCGACACTCCGAGAACACTGCAGAGGTTTGAGAAGCTGGTCCATCTGAATCTGTCAGCTAACTACCTCCCCCTGCTGGCCAGAGGCTTATTCAGCAGTCTCCCATCTCTGGAAGTCCTGGACCTCAGCTGGTGCCAGCTCTCTGTAGTGGACACAGAAGCCTTTGAAGGCATGCCAAGATTGCAGAGGCTCTTTCTAGGGCACAACAGACTGCAACCTTCAGTGTCTACCACCTTGAAGGAACTTAGAGGTGTCCTATCCTACCTGGACCTGCAAGGCAATCCTCGTGACAGTTTTGCACCACATGAAGGGCCAAAGGGAGCCCAGAAAGTGACCAGATTCAAAGCATCAAAAGGACATGTACATGACCATGGCCATGAAG GGTTCAAGGAGACACATATCAGCGGAAAAGTAAACCACAGGAAACTACTAGCTGAAGATCCCTTCTATTCCACTCCAGCTCCAACAAGCACAACCCTTAATG ACACTACAGCTGGTCGCGTTCCCCCTCACAACTGGAAGTTTCTAGTGGGAGTGCTGATTACAGCCATAACACTGTCCATCATCATTGCAGTACTGGCCAAATGCAAACTCCTCCACCAGTACCTGGCCAGCTATCGTCACTCACGCTTTACTAACGTCGACTCGGAAAGCAACTATGACCCAGATGTGTATGAGGTGGGCTTTGCCTCGCAGGGAGGAGCATCCATGGTATCAAATGGAATAGCAGATcatgatgaagaggaagaggacgaggaagaggatgaggaagatgatgatggctTCATTGAAGACAATTATATACAGccaattgagagagagagggcggcaAGAGCAGCACAGCAACAGGCGAAAGAAGAGGTGGAGGATCTGGATGATGAGCTGGGTGATGATATGGAGTTCACCATTGGATAA